A genomic segment from Spinacia oleracea cultivar Varoflay chromosome 3, BTI_SOV_V1, whole genome shotgun sequence encodes:
- the LOC110799062 gene encoding DNA damage-repair/toleration protein DRT100, with product MASSSNYSCFSLFLFLFLIQLIFHPTFQQQQPPPPKLSPVDLNVLVSIKNSLTDLPGSAFFSSWDFTAPDPCSSFAGLTCSLTSSSTLRVDTLELGSGHFGTLGLAGTLPDSITRLTELTQLILNPGTVTGPVPPQLGILDNLRVISLTHNRLTGPIPPSLSLPRGLHTLDLGFNQLIGRIPPTLFTELPQLKVLILANNRLTGALPESTQESKLLHLDLKSNHLMGPIPPTLPSSLRYVSLSQNNMWGPITNGPLESLSQLEYLDLSQNQFSGPLPVSLLRPSLSTLLLSHNNLSSTAPKPDNLSLLLYPEDSIIDLSHNSFSGPPPEEVAGATSIFLNNNRFNGPVPETYINGLEEGRIKTLYLQHNYFDEFPTRRVSLPDEVEVCLSYNCMVPPAGLNICPASAGGQLSRPAVQCSVFHNN from the coding sequence ATGGCTTCTTCTTCCAACTATTCTTGCTTTTCCctatttctctttctctttctcataCAACTCATCTTTCACCCTACattccaacaacaacaaccaccacCTCCTAAGCTAAGCCCCGTTGATCTTAATGTCCTTGTTTCTATTAAGAACTCCCTTACCGATCTCCCCGGCTCCGCCTTCTTCTCCTCTTGGGACTTCACCGCTCCCGACCCGTGTTCCTCCTTCGCGGGCCTCACTTGCTCACTCACTTCTTCCTCCACTCTTCGTGTCGACACTCTCGAACTCGGGTCGGGCCATTTCGGCACCCTTGGCCTTGCTGGGACTCTACCTGATTCCATCACCCGCCTTACTGAATTGACTCAGCTCATCCTTAACCCGGGTACGGTCACCGGCCCAGTCCCGCCTCAGCTCGGAATACTTGATAACCTACGGGTCATCTCCCTCACTCATAACCGTCTCACCGGGCCTATTCCGCCTTCTCTCTCATTACCCCGTGGGCTTCACACGTTGGACCTAGGGTTCAACCAGCTCATAGGCCGGATCCCGCCAACTCTATTCACTGAGTTGCCTCAGCTCAAGGTACTCATCCTCGCCAACAACCGCCTCACCGGCGCATTACCCGAGTCAACTCAGGAAAGCAAGCTTCTCCACCTGGACCTGAAATCCAACCACCTAATGGGCCCCATCCCACCCACATTGCCGTCATCCCTACGCTACGTGTCCCTCTCCCAAAACAACATGTGGGGCCCAATAACCAACGGTCCTCTAGAGTCGTTATCACAGTTAGAGTACCTAGACCTGAGCCAAAACCAATTCAGCGGGCCCCTCCCTGTATCTCTCCTCCGCCCTTCTCTCTCCACCCTCCTCCTCAGCCACAACAACCTCTCCAGCACCGCGCCGAAACCCGACAATCTCTCATTATTATTATATCCAGAAGACTCCATCATCGACCTCAGCCACAACAGCTTCTCCGGTCCGCCACCAGAAGAGGTTGCCGGAGCCACCAGTATATTCCTCAACAACAACCGTTTCAATGGGCCCGTACCCGAAACATACATCAACGGGTTGGAAGAAGGTAGAATAAAAACATTGTATCTTCAACACAATTATTTTGATGAATTCCCTACAAGAAGAGTGTCATTGCCGGATGAGGTGGAAGTATGTCTGTCTTACAACTGCATGGTCCCACCGGCGGGGCTTAATATTTGCCCCGCCAGTGCAGGCGGTCAGCTCTCTCGTCCCGCCGTCCAATGCTCGGTGTTCCACAACAACTAA